In Catharus ustulatus isolate bCatUst1 chromosome 27, bCatUst1.pri.v2, whole genome shotgun sequence, the following are encoded in one genomic region:
- the SEMA4C gene encoding semaphorin-4C, whose product MAPRRPLALAALLLLLALVTAVTTAGATGASWSAVPRRTVPYAELRDTAKRFSQGGVSHYLTLMLDDAEGLLYVGAREAVFALATGTVELKARISWEAPMEKKAECVQKGKNNQTDCFNYVRFLQSYNSSHLYACGTYAFQPKCTYIELSGFTLDPVAFEDGKGKCPYDPTKGHTGLIVDGELYSATFNNFLGTEPVILRNLGPHYSMKTEYLTSWLNEPHFVASAFVPESAGSGSGDDDKVYFFFSERAVEYDCYAEQVVARVARVCKGDVGGARTLQKKWTSFLKARLVCSAPEQQLHFNRLQAVFTLPGARWQDTAFFGVFRARWGDVDVSAICRYHILEVKKAFEGPYKEYREQAQKWGRYSGEVPSPRPGACITDWHRQNGFASSLELPDNTLNFAKKHPLMDEPVPPQRGRPLLLKKDSNFTQLVVDRVTGLDGATYEVLFIGTGDGWVHKALDLGSRIHLVEELQVFEPAQPVESLVLAGTKKLLFAGSRLQVAQLPLADCGRYQSCTDCVLARDPYCAWSRNGSACVRTDGHNGSHLVQDVLSSDTTACSVPQVAKQGPLTPKNVTVVAGTDLVLTCRLGSNLARALWTFEGRALAAEQVLVLGEARLRALVVPGAGAQHSGTYRCLAEEQGARLPAQEYRVAVLAGPGAPLETRAPLESLGVVWVLAVCLGALCLLLLLAVLSLWRRLRHELGKGAKAIESTLVYPIELPKEPPSPRFVSSTASDSDEKLWDPSSYYYSDGSLKIVPGHASTAGSACCRNGGPGAGSPPAAIPGQPLHSPTRIHLGPLRGSASNGYIRLALGAEERPACADLAEELRRKLQQRQPLPDSNPEESSV is encoded by the exons ATGGCCCCCCGCCGGCCGCTGGCGCTCgccgcgctgctgctgctgctggccctcgTCACCGCTGTCACCACCGCCGGTGCCACCGGGGCGTCGTGGAGCGCTGTGCCCAGGAGGACTGTCCCCTATGCGG agctgcGGGACACGGCCAAGCGCTTCTCTCAGGGCGGGGTCTCTCACTACCTGACGCTGATGCTGGATGATGCCGAGGGGCTGCTCTACGTGGGTGCCCGCGAGGCCGTGTTCGCCCTGGCCACTGGCACCGTGGAGCTCAAGGCGAGG aTCTCGTGGGAGGCGCCCATGGAGAAGAAAGCGGAGTGCGTGCAGAAGGGCAAGAACAACCAG acCGACTGCTTCAACTACGTGCGCTTCCTGCAGAGCTACAACAGCTCCCACCTCTATGCCTGTGGCACCTACGCCTTCCAGCCCAAGTGCACCTACATC gagctgtctGGCTTTACCCTGGACCCGGTGGCATTTGAGGACGGCAAAGGCAAATGTCCCTACGACCCCACCAAGGGCCACACCGGCCTCATCGTGG ACGGGGAGCTCTACTCTGCCACCTTCAACAACTTCCTGGGCACGGAGCCCGTCATCCTGCGCAACCTGGGCCCGCACTACTCCATGAAGACAGAGTACCTCACCTCCTGGCTCAATG AGCCCCACTTCGTGGCCTCAGCCTTCGTGCCCGAGAGCGCGGGCAGCGGCAGCGGTGACGATGACAAGGTTTACTTCTTCTTCAGCGAGCGCGCCGTCGAGTACGACTGCTACGCCGAGCAGGTGGTGGCACGTGTGGCACGGGTCTGCAAG GGAGACGTGGGCGGCGCACGGACGCTGCAGAAGAAGTGGACGTCGTTCCTGAAGGCGCGCCTGGTGTGCTCGGCGCCcgagcagcagctgcacttcAACCGCCTGCAGGCCGTGTTCACGCTGCCCGGGGCCCGCTGGCAGGACACCGCCTTCTTCGGCGTCTTCCGCGCCCGCTG GGGGGATGTGGACGTCTCTGCCATCTGCCGCTACCACATCCTGGAGGTGAAGAAGGCCTTCGAGGGGCCCTACAAGGAGTACCGGGAGCAGGCACAGAAGTGGGGACGCTACTCGGGCGAGGTGCCCAGCCCCCGGCCTGGCGCG TGCATCACGGACTGGCACCGGCAGAACGGCTTTGCCAGCTCTCTGGAGCTGCCGGACAACACGCTCAACTTCGCCAAGAAGCACCCGCTGATGGACGAGCCGGTGCCGCCCCAGCGCGGGCGCCCGCTGCTGCTCAAGAAGGATTCCAACTTCACCCAGCTGGTGGTGGATCGTGTGACCGGGCTGGATGGGGCCACCTACGAGGTGCTGTTCATTGGCACAG GCGATGGCTGGGTGCACAAGGCGCTGGATTTGGGCTCCCGCATCCACCtggtggaggagctgcaggtgttcGAGCCGGCACAGCCCGTGGAGAGCCTGGTGCTGGCGGGCACCAAG AAGCTGCTGTTCGCCGGGTCCCGCTTGCaggtggcacagctgcccctgGCAGACTGCGGGCGCTACCAGTCCTGCACCGACTGCGTGCTGGCACGGGACCCCTACTGCGCCTGGAGCCGCAACGGCAGCGCCTGCGTGCGCACCGACGGGCACAACGG GTCTCACCTGGTGCAGGACGTGCTGAGCTCTGACACTACTGCCTGCTCCGTGCCACAGGTGGCCAAGCAAG GGCCGCTGACTCCCAAGAACGTGACGGTGGTGGCGGGCACAGACCTGGTGCTCACGTGCCGCTTGGGCTCCAACCTGGCTCGGGCTCTGTGGACGTTCGAGGGCCGGGCGCTGGCGGCCGagcaggtgctggtgctgggcgAGGCGCGGCTGCGGGCGCTGGTGGTGCCCGGCGCGGGGGCGCAGCACAGCGGCACGTACCGCTGCCTGGCCGAGGAGCAGGGCGCCCGCCTGCCCGCCCAGGAGTACCGGGTGGCCGTgctggcggggccgggggcgccgCTGGAGACGCGGGCGCCGCTGGAGAGCCTGGGCGTGGTGTGGGTGCTGGCCGTGTGCCTGGGCGCcttgtgcctgctgctgctgctggccgtGCTGTCGCTGTGGCGCCGGCTGCGCCACGAGCTGGGCAAGGGCGCCAAGGCCATCGAGAGCACGCTGGTGTACCCCATCGAGCTGCCCAAGGAGCCGCCCAGCCCGCGCTTCGTGTCCAGCACCGCCTCCGACTCGGACGAGAAGCTCTGGGACCCCTCCAGTTATTACTACTCGGATGGCTCGCTCAAAATCGTGCCCGGCCACGCCAGCACGGCCGGCAGCGCCTGCTGCCGCAACGGCGGCCCCGGGGCCggctcgccgcccgccgccATCCCCGGGCAGCCGCTGCACTCGCCCACCCGCATCCACCTGGGCCCCCTGCGCGGCTCGGCCTCCAACGGCTACATCCGGCTGGCGCTGGGCGCCGAGGAGCGCCCGGCCTGCGCCGACCTGGCCGAGGAGCTGCGGCGCAAGCTGCAGCAGCGCCAGCCCCTGCCCGACTCCAACCCCGAGGAGTCGTCGGTGTGA